A stretch of the Pseudomonadota bacterium genome encodes the following:
- a CDS encoding ATP-binding protein: MVWRDVPLGRWLRAVSIAAAPLALGFIVLAALGLLAPGVAALTWLGLTLISAAAIHWLLGDLLQVKNQLEQLVRGGAVTAASARTRIGRELTQSGQRAEREIGQRTARLRSDVDGMERALDALPGPVLLLNEGHKVVRANRASENLLGGELAGRDMSAVLRNPDVVAALEEAERTGAGQDAAFTLQAPVRRHFSARIEPLKEHAADGTAIVLALVDMTAVRRADQMRADFVANASHEIRTPLATLSGFIETLSGPAKDDAEARGRFLAIMAQHAERMTRLVEDLLSLSRIEMNEQTPPTDRVDLPAVLATVATNLEFRAAARAATIEQDIAAGLPPLTGDAGELTQLFQNLVDNAIKYGGEGGTVRIRAWHEASDQGAATSGASQAGDILVSIADEGDGIARQHLPRLTERFYRVDTARSRELGGTGLGLAIVKHVASRHRATLAIESETGKGSIFTLRFPHTARTPQQD, translated from the coding sequence GACCTGGCTCGGCCTGACTTTGATCAGCGCCGCCGCCATTCATTGGCTGCTCGGCGATTTGCTCCAGGTAAAAAACCAATTGGAGCAATTGGTGCGCGGCGGTGCAGTCACCGCGGCAAGCGCGCGAACGCGCATCGGCCGCGAATTGACTCAGTCCGGGCAGCGCGCCGAACGTGAAATTGGGCAGCGCACGGCGCGCCTTAGAAGCGACGTGGACGGCATGGAACGTGCCTTGGACGCGCTGCCCGGTCCGGTGTTGCTGCTAAACGAGGGGCACAAAGTGGTGCGCGCCAACCGAGCCTCGGAGAATTTGCTCGGCGGCGAACTTGCGGGACGCGACATGTCGGCCGTGCTGCGCAACCCTGACGTCGTCGCAGCGCTGGAAGAGGCGGAGCGCACGGGCGCCGGACAAGATGCCGCCTTTACCTTACAGGCGCCAGTGCGACGTCATTTTTCCGCCCGGATCGAGCCGCTCAAGGAGCATGCGGCGGACGGCACCGCGATCGTGCTAGCGCTGGTCGATATGACGGCAGTGCGCCGCGCCGATCAAATGCGCGCCGATTTCGTCGCCAACGCGAGCCATGAAATTCGTACGCCGCTCGCGACATTGAGCGGCTTCATCGAAACCCTGAGCGGGCCCGCCAAGGACGATGCCGAGGCGCGCGGGCGCTTCCTCGCCATCATGGCCCAGCATGCTGAACGCATGACGCGGCTGGTGGAGGATTTACTCTCGCTCTCGCGCATCGAGATGAACGAGCAGACGCCGCCGACGGATCGCGTGGACCTACCGGCAGTGCTCGCTACTGTTGCCACAAATCTCGAATTTCGCGCCGCCGCGCGCGCAGCAACCATCGAACAAGATATCGCGGCGGGCCTTCCGCCCTTAACCGGCGATGCCGGCGAACTGACGCAGCTCTTTCAAAACCTTGTCGACAACGCGATCAAATATGGCGGCGAAGGCGGCACTGTGCGCATCCGCGCGTGGCACGAAGCATCGGACCAAGGCGCCGCCACCAGCGGCGCTTCACAAGCCGGCGATATCCTGGTGTCGATCGCCGATGAGGGCGACGGCATAGCACGCCAGCACTTGCCGCGTCTGACCGAACGTTTCTATCGCGTCGATACCGCGCGTTCGCGCGAGCTTGGCGGCACCGGCCTCGGGCTCGCCATCGTCAAACATGTCGCCAGCCGCCACCGCGCAACGCTGGCAATCGAATCGGAGACGGGAAAAGGCAGCATCTTCACGCTCCGCTTCCCGCACACCGCGCGCACACCACAACAAGACTGA